The Streptomyces seoulensis genome contains a region encoding:
- a CDS encoding ferritin-like domain-containing protein, with product MSDQAKKAELTALQAALAAEHAAVYGYGVVGGRIGTPRQGEARSAYDAHRAARDTLARSVRDLGGEPVAASPAYALPFTVADSPAALRLAAELEERLAGVYADLVRASTGSRRTTATAALREAAVRATRWSGTAPAFPGLAERTDDTTGRAGATDSAPSASPTA from the coding sequence GTGAGCGATCAGGCGAAGAAGGCCGAACTGACCGCCCTGCAGGCGGCGTTGGCGGCGGAGCACGCGGCGGTGTACGGCTACGGGGTCGTCGGCGGCCGGATCGGCACGCCCCGGCAGGGCGAGGCGCGGTCCGCGTACGACGCCCACCGCGCGGCCCGCGACACCCTGGCCCGCTCGGTCCGTGACCTGGGCGGTGAACCGGTGGCGGCGAGTCCCGCGTACGCGCTGCCCTTCACGGTGGCGGACTCCCCCGCCGCGCTGCGCCTCGCCGCCGAGCTGGAGGAACGTCTCGCCGGGGTCTACGCCGACCTGGTCCGCGCCTCCACCGGCTCCCGGCGCACCACGGCCACCGCCGCCCTGCGCGAGGCCGCGGTGCGCGCGACCCGCTGGAGCGGCACGGCCCCGGCCTTCCCCGGCCTCGCCGAGCGCACCGACGACACCACGGGCCGGGCCGGAGCGACGGACTCCGCCCCTTCGGCCTCGCCCACCGCCTGA